A genomic window from Chlorobium phaeobacteroides DSM 266 includes:
- a CDS encoding ArsA family ATPase, giving the protein MRIILYLGKGGVGKTTVSASTATAIARRGERVLIMSTDVAHSLADALGVELSPTPLEVEQNLFAMEVNVLTEIRENWSELYSYFSSILMHDGANEVVAEELAIMPGMEEMISLRYIWKAAKSGNYDVVVVDAAPTGETMRLLGMPESYGWYSEKIGGWHSKAIGFAAPLLSKFMPKKNIFKLMPEVNEHMKELHTMLQDKNITTFRVVLNPENMVIKEALRVQTYLNLFGYKLDAAIVNKVLPESSSDQYLQCLIDLQAKYLKVIENCFFPVPIFRAKQSTAEVITPDRLYELSQEIFADQNPSAVLYSNEKTQTLEKINGKYVLSLYLPNVEVTKLNVNIKGDELLIDINNFRKSIILPNVLVGRKTEGADFVSGNLNITFAN; this is encoded by the coding sequence ATGAGAATTATTCTTTACCTGGGTAAGGGCGGAGTTGGAAAAACTACCGTCTCGGCTTCAACAGCAACTGCAATTGCCCGCCGCGGAGAACGGGTGCTTATTATGAGTACGGATGTAGCCCACAGTCTTGCTGACGCTTTGGGTGTGGAATTAAGCCCGACTCCTCTTGAAGTAGAACAAAATCTGTTTGCGATGGAGGTCAATGTTCTGACAGAAATCAGGGAGAACTGGTCTGAGCTTTATTCCTATTTTTCCTCCATTCTCATGCATGACGGCGCAAATGAGGTCGTTGCTGAAGAACTTGCCATTATGCCGGGCATGGAAGAGATGATCAGTCTCCGATATATATGGAAAGCTGCCAAGTCCGGAAATTATGATGTTGTGGTTGTTGACGCAGCTCCGACAGGTGAAACCATGCGCCTGCTTGGCATGCCGGAATCCTATGGATGGTATTCCGAGAAAATCGGTGGATGGCACTCTAAAGCCATTGGCTTTGCTGCGCCGCTGCTGTCGAAATTCATGCCTAAAAAGAATATTTTCAAGTTGATGCCTGAGGTGAACGAGCATATGAAAGAGCTGCACACCATGCTGCAGGACAAAAACATCACCACGTTCAGAGTTGTCCTCAACCCTGAGAACATGGTGATCAAGGAAGCTCTTCGAGTTCAGACCTATCTGAATCTTTTCGGTTACAAGCTCGATGCCGCCATAGTCAACAAGGTTCTTCCTGAAAGCTCATCAGACCAGTATCTGCAATGCCTTATTGACCTGCAGGCCAAGTATCTGAAGGTTATTGAAAACTGTTTTTTCCCTGTTCCGATTTTCAGGGCAAAACAGTCCACGGCTGAGGTTATCACCCCGGACAGGCTTTATGAACTGAGTCAGGAGATTTTTGCTGATCAGAATCCTTCAGCGGTGCTTTACAGCAATGAAAAGACCCAGACGCTTGAGAAAATAAACGGCAAATACGTTCTGAGCCTCTATCTGCCTAATGTAGAGGTGACAAAGCTGAATGTCAATATCAAGGGAGATGAATTACTGATTGACATCAACAATTTCCGTAAAAGCATTATTTTGCCCAATGTTCTCGTTGGAAGAAAAACGGAGGGGGCCGACTTTGTTTCCGGAAACCTCAATATAACCTTTGCAAACTGA
- a CDS encoding bacteriochlorophyll c-binding family protein yields the protein MSGGGVFTDILAASGRIFEVMVEGHWATVGMLFDSLGKGVMRINQNAYGNMGGGGGSLRGSSPEVSGYAVPSKAVESKFAK from the coding sequence ATGAGTGGTGGTGGCGTTTTTACCGATATCCTTGCAGCCTCAGGACGTATTTTTGAGGTTATGGTTGAGGGGCACTGGGCAACAGTTGGGATGCTGTTTGATTCTCTGGGTAAGGGTGTTATGAGAATCAACCAGAATGCTTATGGCAACATGGGTGGCGGCGGCGGAAGTCTTCGTGGATCATCACCTGAAGTTTCAGGTTATGCTGTTCCATCCAAAGCAGTTGAATCAAAGTTTGCAAAATAA
- a CDS encoding chlorosome protein C, producing MSESYQKLRKDFKELDFTDRLTFLAESVLMTGQGAVVGGLELAGSVVETVAGTVGSLIDATGIGAMLGRTGGVVGETIDRVAITVKDVSRSAGELYSDAVKNVDNVTDNAARAIGDAGVSASEAVRNIAGSFQKTTVKK from the coding sequence ATGTCAGAATCGTATCAGAAACTTCGCAAGGATTTTAAGGAACTCGATTTTACCGATCGCCTCACTTTTCTTGCGGAGAGCGTTCTTATGACCGGTCAGGGAGCAGTTGTCGGAGGACTTGAGCTTGCAGGCAGTGTTGTTGAAACAGTTGCGGGTACTGTTGGCTCGTTGATCGATGCAACAGGTATTGGTGCCATGCTTGGGCGTACCGGAGGAGTTGTTGGTGAAACAATCGACAGAGTAGCCATTACGGTGAAAGATGTCTCCCGTTCTGCAGGCGAACTGTACAGCGATGCAGTCAAAAACGTTGATAACGTTACCGATAACGCTGCCAGGGCTATTGGTGATGCAGGAGTCAGCGCTTCAGAAGCTGTCAGGAACATTGCCGGCTCTTTTCAGAAAACAACGGTAAAAAAATAA
- a CDS encoding TRC40/GET3/ArsA family transport-energizing ATPase has translation MRILTFTGKGGVGKTSVSAATAVRLSQLGYRTLVLSTDPAHSLSDSFNLPLGAEPTKIKENLHAIEVNPYVDLKQNWQSVQKYYTRIFMAQGVSGVMADEMTILPGMEELFSLLRIKRYKTAGLYDVLVLDTAPTGETLRLLSLPDTLAWGMKAVKNINKYIVRPLSKPLSKMSDRIAFYIPPEDAVESVDQVFDELEDIREILTDNVKSTVRLVMNAEKMSIKETMRALTYLNLYGFKVDMVLVNRLLDTKEDSGYLEKWKGIQQKYLGEIEEGFSPLPVKKLRMYEQEIVGLDALELFAKDMYGDSDPSDLMYDEPPIKFVRNGDVYEVQLKLMFANPVDIDVWVTGDELYVQIGNQRKIITLPISLTGLEPGDAVFKDKWLHIPFDLNHQGKHQRQRQGEAD, from the coding sequence ATGCGTATTTTAACTTTTACAGGTAAAGGCGGAGTAGGAAAAACCAGTGTGTCGGCTGCAACAGCTGTTCGTTTATCCCAGTTGGGGTATCGTACTCTTGTGCTTTCAACTGATCCCGCGCACAGTTTATCGGATTCATTCAACCTTCCGCTTGGTGCTGAACCAACCAAAATCAAGGAGAACCTGCACGCAATTGAGGTCAATCCCTATGTTGATTTGAAGCAGAACTGGCAGTCAGTGCAGAAATACTATACAAGAATTTTTATGGCCCAGGGGGTTTCAGGGGTTATGGCCGATGAGATGACCATTCTTCCCGGTATGGAAGAGCTTTTTTCCCTCCTCAGAATCAAACGATATAAAACCGCCGGACTTTATGATGTCCTTGTGCTCGATACTGCGCCGACCGGTGAAACGCTCAGGTTGCTTTCCCTTCCCGATACCCTTGCATGGGGAATGAAGGCGGTAAAAAATATCAACAAATATATTGTCAGACCGCTCAGCAAGCCACTGTCAAAAATGTCTGACAGAATTGCCTTCTATATTCCGCCTGAAGATGCTGTTGAGTCTGTTGATCAGGTGTTCGATGAGCTTGAAGATATTCGGGAGATTCTGACCGATAATGTCAAATCTACCGTACGTCTTGTCATGAATGCCGAGAAGATGTCGATCAAGGAAACCATGCGTGCACTTACTTACCTTAACCTTTACGGCTTCAAGGTGGATATGGTACTCGTCAACAGGTTGCTTGATACAAAAGAGGACAGCGGGTATCTGGAGAAATGGAAAGGCATTCAGCAGAAATACCTTGGCGAGATTGAAGAGGGTTTTTCTCCGCTTCCGGTTAAAAAACTCAGGATGTATGAACAGGAAATCGTCGGCCTTGATGCGCTCGAGCTTTTTGCAAAAGACATGTATGGCGATTCCGATCCTTCTGATCTTATGTACGACGAACCTCCGATCAAGTTTGTAAGAAACGGGGATGTGTATGAGGTACAACTGAAGCTTATGTTTGCCAATCCTGTCGATATTGATGTCTGGGTCACAGGCGATGAACTCTATGTACAGATCGGTAATCAGAGAAAGATCATCACGCTTCCCATAAGTTTGACCGGACTTGAGCCCGGCGATGCCGTTTTTAAGGATAAATGGCTGCATATTCCCTTTGACCTTAACCATCAGGGAAAGCACCAGCGGCAGCGGCAGGGAGAGGCCGATTAA
- a CDS encoding dihydroorotate dehydrogenase electron transfer subunit, with product MQKKSSIVDITATVTATNPISSDVTVITLHCPEIAERAIPGNFVNIKVNDSTQPLLRRPFSIHRVQGETIAIMAKSIGRGTAILCNSLPGSTMQVLGPLGNGFTPPDSSFATALLVSGGIGTAPMFFLEKTLAASGKNVIHIIGGRSSGDLLLHNLSNCRTATDDGSTGFLGTAVDLLRHDLPELRQNGPLKVFSCGPNAMLRALAKFCREQNIPCEVSLESVMGCGIGICYGCSIEVNAPDGGTETILLCREGAVINAERLVL from the coding sequence ATGCAAAAAAAATCATCTATCGTTGATATCACGGCAACCGTTACGGCAACAAATCCGATAAGCAGTGACGTTACCGTCATTACTCTTCACTGCCCTGAAATCGCCGAACGAGCAATACCGGGAAACTTTGTCAATATTAAAGTTAACGATTCAACTCAGCCGCTGCTCCGACGTCCGTTTTCCATACACCGGGTTCAAGGCGAAACAATCGCGATCATGGCAAAATCCATAGGCCGGGGCACAGCTATCCTCTGCAACTCCCTTCCCGGCTCAACCATGCAAGTGCTTGGCCCGCTCGGCAACGGATTTACGCCTCCCGACTCTTCCTTTGCCACCGCACTGCTCGTATCCGGAGGCATAGGCACAGCTCCCATGTTTTTTCTTGAAAAAACACTTGCAGCCAGCGGTAAAAATGTCATCCATATCATCGGCGGACGATCATCCGGCGACCTCCTTCTCCATAACCTCTCGAACTGCCGCACCGCAACCGACGACGGCTCGACTGGATTCCTGGGAACGGCCGTGGATCTTCTTCGGCACGACCTGCCTGAACTGCGTCAAAATGGCCCGCTCAAAGTTTTCTCATGCGGACCGAACGCAATGCTCAGGGCCCTTGCGAAGTTCTGCCGTGAACAGAATATTCCCTGCGAAGTATCGCTTGAATCTGTTATGGGATGCGGGATCGGCATCTGTTATGGCTGCAGCATTGAGGTCAATGCGCCCGACGGCGGCACCGAAACCATTCTGCTCTGCCGTGAAGGAGCGGTCATCAATGCAGAGCGGCTTGTTTTATAA